In Bacteroidota bacterium, a single genomic region encodes these proteins:
- a CDS encoding T9SS type A sorting domain-containing protein yields MKHFLVISALCLTSLFSYSQCSTTNGTGCLCPDGISTDCDLLPDITVSEYAFQTYQGGPNEYPQTNAGASVTAQGPDDGRFRLSASTPNTGSGALEVRAVDSNGKRWFLCGTDTFSITDPNASASFTCPNGNPNPHQLLKQRVYHKSGINMTFTEHFAGSMTYHPSHGHYHVDDWEIMTIRIKDSTESNPLKWPVVGTGNKVGFCIEDFQNCSTANGHCRDSAGTILTYNTIVNHGHGGGNYSCGLAFQGITVGYTDIYWETLDGQWIYIAPGTCNGQYYVVIEVDPHNFFQESNEGNNIFASPIQLTQQSPSGNPVIEIHSNKNSSTVCAGDSVELTATAGTSILWSTGETKQTIKVPSASATYTVHVTNYCGTDSASYTLTEVPSPSIPIPLGDTVNVSGNATLVASGSGLIKWYNAAGNYVASGDTFITPTISTSTIYFAENTAQHTDTAYAYPHDNALGSAAYINSAQYELFHADVDFTLVSVKVYAQNAGNITVQLLSSVGAILQTVTSAVPVGMSRVILNFQVLGGSNYRLNYSGGGVYLMRNNSANVSYPYGVPGIVTITGASAGASYYYYFYDWKVATANSSCPSARIPVLAYVDQSTDISKYNLFDKSLHVYPNPSAGVFTVEFTSALKTFAKVQILDPLGRIVWEQETGAIQGRTESVLNTHSLAKGVYSLRVLADKKQYIRRLVIQ; encoded by the coding sequence ATGAAGCATTTTTTAGTTATCTCGGCATTGTGCCTTACTTCCTTGTTTTCTTACAGCCAATGCAGTACCACCAATGGAACCGGCTGCCTGTGTCCCGATGGAATTTCAACCGATTGTGATTTATTGCCTGACATCACCGTTTCGGAATATGCGTTCCAAACCTATCAAGGAGGACCCAATGAATATCCGCAAACCAATGCCGGAGCAAGTGTAACTGCTCAAGGTCCTGATGATGGGCGTTTTCGACTCTCTGCTTCTACCCCTAATACCGGAAGCGGTGCGCTGGAAGTAAGAGCAGTTGACAGCAATGGCAAACGCTGGTTTTTGTGTGGTACAGATACCTTTTCAATAACTGACCCTAATGCTTCAGCAAGCTTTACATGCCCGAATGGCAATCCTAATCCACATCAACTGCTAAAGCAACGCGTGTATCATAAAAGTGGAATCAATATGACTTTCACAGAGCATTTTGCAGGAAGTATGACCTATCATCCTTCACACGGACATTATCATGTGGACGATTGGGAGATAATGACTATCCGCATTAAGGACAGCACCGAAAGCAATCCATTAAAATGGCCTGTTGTAGGTACCGGAAATAAAGTTGGTTTTTGTATCGAAGATTTTCAAAACTGTAGCACAGCAAATGGGCATTGCAGAGATTCAGCCGGCACAATATTAACCTACAATACAATAGTGAATCATGGCCATGGTGGCGGCAATTATAGCTGTGGATTAGCCTTTCAAGGAATTACTGTTGGCTATACCGATATTTACTGGGAAACACTAGATGGACAATGGATTTATATTGCACCCGGAACCTGTAACGGACAGTACTATGTGGTAATTGAGGTAGATCCGCATAACTTTTTTCAAGAGTCGAATGAGGGCAACAATATTTTTGCATCGCCCATTCAATTAACGCAGCAAAGCCCTAGCGGAAATCCGGTAATTGAAATTCACTCCAACAAAAACTCATCTACCGTTTGCGCAGGCGACAGTGTTGAATTAACAGCTACTGCCGGCACTTCTATATTGTGGTCTACTGGTGAAACAAAACAAACTATTAAGGTACCATCAGCTAGCGCCACTTACACCGTGCATGTCACAAACTATTGCGGAACCGACTCTGCATCCTATACTTTAACTGAAGTTCCAAGCCCGTCAATACCAATTCCTTTGGGCGATACTGTTAATGTTTCAGGAAATGCAACATTAGTGGCTTCGGGTAGTGGGCTCATAAAATGGTATAATGCAGCCGGGAATTATGTTGCCAGTGGGGATACATTCATTACTCCCACCATTTCCACTTCAACCATCTATTTTGCTGAAAACACTGCACAGCATACCGATACAGCATATGCTTATCCGCACGATAATGCTTTAGGTTCGGCAGCTTATATTAACTCTGCTCAATATGAGCTCTTTCATGCGGATGTTGATTTTACTTTGGTATCTGTAAAAGTGTATGCTCAAAATGCCGGAAACATTACGGTTCAATTGCTCAGCAGCGTAGGTGCCATTTTGCAAACAGTTACTTCAGCAGTTCCAGTTGGGATGAGCCGCGTAATTCTTAATTTTCAAGTTCTTGGCGGAAGCAATTATCGTTTGAATTACAGTGGAGGCGGAGTGTATTTAATGCGTAACAATTCGGCAAATGTGAGTTATCCTTATGGTGTGCCCGGAATCGTAACAATTACCGGGGCTTCTGCCGGCGCTTCTTATTATTATTATTTCTACGATTGGAAAGTTGCAACGGCAAATAGTTCATGTCCAAGCGCACGCATTCCGGTGTTGGCTTATGTAGATCAATCAACCGACATTTCTAAATACAATTTATTTGATAAGTCCCTTCACGTTTACCCTAATCCTTCTGCCGGAGTATTTACTGTTGAGTTTACATCAGCACTAAAAACCTTTGCCAAAGTACAGATTTTAGACCCTCTTGGGCGTATTGTATGGGAGCAAGAAACGGGAGCAATTCAAGGGAGAACAGAAAGCGTATTAAATACACATTCGCTAGCAAAAGGAGTTTATAGTTTGCGTGTTTTAGCCGACAAAAAACAATATATTAGAAGATTGGTTATTCAATAA
- the recO gene encoding DNA repair protein RecO: MLSSTRAIVLKTTKYSENSLIVKLYTEAFGLKSYIVGGIHGKKSKAALFMPLSLLEVVANHSETSKLIRPKEIRISEPLQSVHAQIQKSAVLLFLNEVLYKSIKEEETNPDLFSFIHHALLVLEYSETSIANFHLGFMLKLTRFLGFYPDGRFSNSKCYFNLQEGNFSSQKTNYSLDENKSRLLDYCLSDSFENIPNREIRNELTQQLILFYELHISGFGKIKSADVLHEINS, translated from the coding sequence ATGCTCAGCAGCACAAGGGCAATTGTTTTAAAAACAACCAAGTACTCCGAAAATAGTCTGATTGTAAAGCTATACACCGAAGCTTTTGGATTAAAATCATATATCGTTGGTGGCATACACGGCAAAAAATCGAAAGCGGCTTTGTTTATGCCGCTTAGCTTGCTCGAAGTAGTGGCCAATCACAGCGAAACATCCAAATTAATTCGCCCCAAAGAGATTAGAATTAGCGAACCCCTTCAAAGTGTTCATGCGCAAATTCAAAAGAGCGCCGTATTGCTCTTTTTAAATGAAGTCCTTTATAAATCAATAAAGGAAGAAGAAACCAACCCAGACCTCTTTTCGTTTATACATCATGCTTTATTAGTATTGGAATACAGCGAAACATCAATTGCAAATTTTCACCTTGGATTTATGCTGAAACTTACCCGTTTTTTGGGTTTTTATCCCGATGGAAGATTCAGTAACAGTAAGTGTTATTTTAATTTACAAGAAGGCAATTTTTCAAGTCAAAAAACGAATTATTCGCTCGATGAAAACAAAAGCCGCTTACTTGATTATTGCCTCAGCGATTCGTTTGAAAATATTCCCAACAGGGAAATTCGAAATGAATTAACCCAACAGCTAATACTTTTTTATGAACTGCATATTTCAGGATTCGGTAAAATTAAATCAGCAGATGTACTGCATGAAATAAATTCCTAG
- a CDS encoding T9SS type A sorting domain-containing protein produces MKYKKTDKFASMKEMLTKVLLLLSCNCLMLTAKAQVAIGEWRDHLSYNKATNVVEAGNKIYCVADGNLFYFDKEDGSSNRVSKVNGLSDVRINRIGFDPKRNILIIAYSNANIDLIENGKVINVSDIKRSTISGNKNINNILVGADFTYLSCGFGIVVLDLNKREIKDTYYLAAINQNVNDLLLYRDTFYAATDQGLYFAPKSNPNLSNPNNWKKDNGLPIKSYNSLVVYNHKFIINKPSNPGKIYQRDVDSTAWYAYDNEVADRLGLRVFGNNLYMMYFYGTSVRDEQKNQVNFLGGAFGYPNRFPFFAGPNDVIVDKDNIIWIADIRSGLVENDVKFHFVYRSPSGPYSNNVFSMHFSENRLWVASGGIDDAWSGLNHTDGLSAFMDNNWTSKASAFAPTDSTTDFAKDFLYVQESPLSTNRIFASAWGKGLVEYSSKSDQLVKIYNNTNSTLKYRVENPGVWVSGLDFDSEGNLWMVNAFTNSLLNVLKKDGTWKAFNTTINSEITARDASALLVTQSNKKWILLPRATNDPGILVYDDNGTIDYTPDDRVKKLKFEPGKGGMVGSEVFSIAEDKNGEVWVGTDKGISVFYSPDAVFSNENFDAQQIKIEQDGNIQYLLETEVVTTIVVDGANRKWVGTMNSGVYFMSSDGTQQLAHFTIENSPLFSNNIISLAINPDDGEVFIGTDLGIISYKSTATEGLETCDIFAYPNPVKGTYGGVIAINGLTKDASVKITDVSGSLIYQTKALGGQAIWDGNNLKGEKAASGVYLVFSTDTEGSKSCSTKILIVN; encoded by the coding sequence GTGAAGTATAAAAAAACGGATAAATTTGCTTCGATGAAAGAAATGCTTACTAAAGTGCTGCTTCTCCTGTCTTGTAATTGCCTTATGCTGACCGCTAAAGCACAAGTAGCAATTGGTGAATGGCGCGATCACCTGTCGTATAATAAAGCTACAAATGTGGTAGAAGCCGGAAATAAAATTTACTGTGTTGCAGATGGAAATTTATTTTATTTCGATAAGGAAGACGGCAGCAGCAATAGGGTGTCAAAGGTTAATGGATTATCGGACGTACGTATTAATCGAATTGGATTTGACCCAAAACGCAACATATTAATTATTGCTTATTCGAATGCTAACATTGATTTGATTGAAAATGGGAAAGTGATTAATGTTTCAGATATAAAACGAAGCACTATTTCCGGAAACAAAAACATAAACAATATACTGGTTGGCGCGGACTTTACCTACTTAAGTTGCGGATTTGGAATTGTGGTTTTGGATTTAAATAAAAGAGAAATTAAAGACACCTATTACCTTGCGGCAATTAATCAAAATGTGAACGATTTGCTTTTATACCGCGATACATTTTATGCGGCTACCGACCAAGGCTTGTACTTTGCACCTAAATCGAACCCCAATTTAAGTAATCCCAACAATTGGAAAAAGGATAATGGACTTCCTATTAAATCGTATAATTCACTGGTTGTTTATAACCACAAATTCATAATTAATAAACCAAGCAATCCCGGAAAAATATATCAGCGCGATGTGGATAGCACCGCTTGGTATGCTTACGACAATGAAGTGGCAGACCGATTGGGATTACGGGTTTTTGGGAACAACCTGTACATGATGTATTTTTATGGCACGAGTGTACGCGATGAGCAAAAAAACCAAGTTAATTTTTTGGGTGGTGCTTTTGGGTACCCCAATCGCTTCCCGTTTTTTGCAGGGCCAAATGATGTAATTGTCGATAAAGACAATATTATTTGGATTGCAGATATACGCAGTGGTTTGGTTGAAAATGATGTAAAATTCCATTTTGTATATCGTTCACCAAGTGGTCCATACAGCAACAATGTTTTCTCGATGCATTTTTCTGAGAACCGCCTATGGGTAGCTTCCGGAGGGATTGATGATGCTTGGTCAGGACTTAACCATACAGATGGACTATCGGCGTTTATGGACAATAATTGGACAAGCAAGGCATCCGCATTTGCACCAACAGATTCCACCACCGATTTTGCAAAAGACTTTTTATATGTGCAGGAAAGCCCTTTAAGTACCAATCGAATTTTTGCAAGTGCCTGGGGAAAGGGCCTTGTGGAGTATAGTTCCAAATCAGACCAACTCGTTAAGATTTATAACAACACAAACAGCACCTTGAAATATAGAGTTGAAAACCCCGGAGTTTGGGTGAGTGGATTGGACTTTGACAGTGAGGGAAATCTTTGGATGGTGAATGCTTTTACAAATTCTTTATTAAATGTATTAAAAAAGGATGGTACATGGAAAGCATTTAACACTACTATTAATTCTGAAATTACTGCACGTGATGCGAGTGCACTGCTTGTTACCCAGTCTAACAAAAAATGGATTCTGCTGCCCCGCGCAACAAACGATCCGGGAATTTTGGTTTATGACGATAATGGAACAATAGATTATACCCCAGACGACAGGGTGAAAAAACTAAAGTTTGAGCCGGGAAAAGGCGGTATGGTGGGTTCTGAAGTGTTCTCAATTGCCGAAGATAAAAACGGAGAGGTTTGGGTTGGAACCGATAAGGGTATTAGTGTATTTTACTCTCCGGATGCTGTTTTTTCGAACGAAAATTTTGATGCGCAGCAAATAAAAATTGAACAGGACGGTAATATTCAATACCTCTTGGAAACGGAAGTCGTAACGACTATTGTTGTGGACGGCGCCAATCGAAAATGGGTGGGTACAATGAACAGTGGCGTGTATTTTATGAGCAGCGACGGAACACAACAACTGGCGCATTTTACCATTGAAAACTCACCTCTTTTTTCAAACAACATTATTTCGCTTGCCATAAATCCCGACGACGGAGAAGTGTTTATTGGCACTGATTTAGGAATTATATCTTATAAAAGCACCGCTACCGAAGGACTCGAAACCTGCGATATATTTGCCTATCCAAATCCTGTGAAAGGAACCTATGGCGGAGTTATAGCCATTAATGGCTTAACAAAAGATGCCAGTGTAAAAATTACCGATGTCAGTGGTTCCTTAATTTATCAAACAAAGGCACTAGGTGGTCAAGCCATTTGGGATGGAAATAATTTAAAAGGTGAGAAGGCTGCATCGGGTGTTTATTTGGTTTTTAGCACCGATACAGAAGGTTCAAAATCCTGTTCTACCAAAATTTTGATTGTTAATTAA
- a CDS encoding response regulator transcription factor, whose product MTENQKILLVDDESDILEFLSYNLRKEGYTVLTCDNGKQAIEIALKERPQLILLDVMMPGMDGIETCNQMRESPELKTAVIAFLTARNEDYSQIAGFEVGADDYISKPIKPRVLVSRIKALLRRQREAEPPKETVNVGGIKIDREQYCIEKDGEKIYLPKKEFELLSLLSSKPGKVFTREHILSQVWGEDVVVGDRTIDVHIRKLREKLGDTYIKTVKGVGYKFDF is encoded by the coding sequence ATGACAGAAAACCAAAAAATTCTCTTAGTAGATGACGAGTCAGACATACTCGAGTTTCTGAGCTATAATCTCCGAAAGGAAGGATATACTGTGCTTACCTGTGACAATGGAAAACAGGCCATAGAAATTGCCCTAAAAGAGCGCCCTCAACTAATCTTACTTGATGTAATGATGCCCGGCATGGATGGCATCGAAACTTGTAATCAAATGCGTGAAAGCCCTGAACTGAAAACTGCGGTAATTGCGTTTTTAACTGCCCGAAACGAAGATTATTCTCAAATAGCCGGTTTTGAAGTGGGTGCCGACGATTATATCAGCAAACCTATAAAACCTCGCGTGCTGGTTAGCCGAATTAAAGCATTGTTGCGAAGACAAAGAGAGGCCGAGCCGCCAAAAGAAACTGTAAATGTAGGAGGAATAAAGATCGACAGGGAGCAATATTGTATTGAAAAGGACGGTGAAAAAATTTATCTCCCCAAAAAAGAGTTTGAATTGCTTTCCTTACTGTCTTCAAAACCGGGAAAAGTATTTACCCGCGAACATATACTTTCGCAAGTGTGGGGAGAAGACGTAGTGGTAGGCGATCGCACCATTGATGTGCACATCCGAAAGCTTCGTGAAAAACTAGGGGATACTTACATAAAAACAGTAAAAGGTGTGGGATACAAATTTGATTTTTAA
- a CDS encoding sensor histidine kinase: MLALSFFLLFGGIWFYFQIYINKKLKDIFFTIHHFNVHEKEDAPMEIKVSDDFLEKTKHEVEVWAQERRDETERLKKLEVYRKEYLGNVSHELKTPIFNIQGYVLTLLDGGLEDPNINRNYLQRAEKSVERMISIVEDLEAITQLESGELQLELEKFDINVLIKEVYEAQEMRASARGIKLNAMFIDTRQSIVYADKFRIRQVLTNLIVNSIKYGKDDGETTVKCNDIGDSYLIEVADNGIGIPRQDSERVFERFYRVDKGRSRSQGGTGLGLAIVKHIIEAHGQNIQVISTEGAGSVFSFTLKKG, from the coding sequence ATGCTGGCACTGAGCTTTTTCTTGCTTTTTGGCGGCATTTGGTTTTACTTTCAAATCTATATCAACAAAAAACTAAAAGATATTTTTTTTACCATTCACCATTTTAATGTGCATGAAAAAGAAGATGCGCCAATGGAAATAAAAGTGAGTGATGATTTTCTTGAAAAAACAAAGCACGAAGTTGAGGTGTGGGCGCAAGAGCGAAGAGATGAAACGGAGCGATTAAAAAAGCTCGAGGTGTACCGTAAAGAATACCTGGGCAATGTATCACATGAATTAAAAACACCCATTTTTAATATTCAAGGATATGTGCTTACCTTACTTGACGGTGGATTGGAAGACCCTAACATTAACCGGAATTACCTGCAACGTGCTGAAAAAAGTGTTGAACGAATGATTTCGATTGTGGAAGATTTGGAAGCAATTACACAACTCGAAAGCGGCGAGCTGCAATTGGAATTGGAAAAGTTTGATATTAATGTGTTGATAAAAGAAGTGTATGAAGCGCAGGAAATGCGCGCCAGCGCCCGAGGCATTAAGCTCAATGCAATGTTTATTGATACCCGGCAAAGCATTGTATATGCCGACAAATTCCGAATCCGCCAGGTGCTCACTAACTTAATTGTAAATTCCATAAAATACGGGAAAGACGATGGTGAAACCACCGTTAAGTGTAACGACATTGGCGACAGCTATTTAATTGAAGTAGCCGATAATGGAATTGGTATACCTCGACAAGATAGCGAACGTGTATTTGAGCGCTTTTACAGGGTAGATAAGGGGCGCAGCAGAAGTCAAGGCGGTACCGGATTGGGTTTAGCGATTGTAAAGCACATTATTGAAGCGCATGGGCAAAACATACAAGTGATTAGCACGGAAGGCGCGGGTTCTGTTTTTTCCTTTACCTTAAAGAAAGGTTAA
- a CDS encoding T9SS type A sorting domain-containing protein, with protein sequence MKKVILITLAFISIAAVQNTYAQRYLNEVFTNVTRTNNVKYGRNISVLTGSPAAQDLFMDVYEPTGDTATKRPVIIYLHTGSFLPKLINGSPTGSRTDSTVVEMCTRFAKRGYVACAVSYRLGWNPQSSDQDVRTGTLLNAVYRAIQDAKTSVRFLRENFSVGGNTYKVDTSKVIVGGQGSGGYVAFAYASLDKVSELNLQKFINSTTFQPYVAQALAGNFSGTDSTFLNSPSQNHVGYSDKISMIFNAGGAIGDSSWLEAGDVPMVAFHVPSDPFAPFTYGAVIVPVLNYFVVNVSGSRDVVRRANMLTNNDAINQVTYTDPYTTAANAVNGGVGGLMPFYLPGPQSGPWEWYDSTATVNYAIASGLPAANGTQAYMGSLQTNPNMSKAKALAYIDTMQGYLAPRMAKVLNLPGAPIGIKAIESSKNSVSVYPNPAVADVKITSNETIATVYVYDAIGNLVKEIRNVNATQYSLERKGLETGIYLVKTMSDKNHQSIQKIVLQ encoded by the coding sequence ATGAAAAAAGTTATACTAATTACACTTGCATTTATTTCGATAGCAGCGGTGCAAAACACTTATGCACAACGTTATTTGAATGAAGTTTTTACCAATGTTACAAGAACTAATAACGTAAAATACGGACGAAATATTTCTGTTTTAACCGGTTCACCTGCAGCTCAGGATTTATTTATGGATGTGTATGAGCCAACCGGAGATACTGCCACAAAACGTCCGGTAATTATTTATTTGCATACAGGAAGCTTTCTTCCAAAATTAATTAATGGTTCTCCAACAGGTTCTCGCACAGACAGTACTGTTGTTGAAATGTGTACTCGTTTTGCAAAACGCGGATATGTTGCATGTGCGGTCTCTTACCGTTTGGGTTGGAATCCTCAAAGCAGCGATCAAGATGTACGTACCGGAACACTTTTGAATGCTGTTTACAGAGCCATTCAAGATGCTAAAACATCGGTTCGTTTCTTACGTGAAAACTTCTCTGTTGGTGGAAATACTTACAAAGTAGATACAAGCAAAGTTATTGTAGGTGGTCAGGGTTCAGGAGGATATGTTGCATTTGCTTATGCAAGTTTGGATAAGGTTTCGGAATTGAATCTTCAAAAGTTTATTAACAGTACTACCTTCCAGCCTTATGTTGCACAAGCACTTGCCGGAAATTTTAGCGGTACCGATTCCACTTTCTTAAACTCTCCATCACAAAATCACGTTGGATATTCTGATAAAATCAGCATGATTTTTAATGCGGGCGGTGCAATAGGCGATTCATCTTGGTTAGAAGCCGGAGATGTACCAATGGTTGCGTTTCATGTGCCAAGCGATCCATTTGCGCCTTTTACTTATGGTGCCGTAATCGTTCCTGTGTTGAATTATTTTGTGGTGAATGTTAGCGGTAGTCGTGATGTTGTAAGACGCGCAAATATGTTAACCAACAACGATGCAATAAACCAAGTTACCTATACTGATCCTTATACTACAGCAGCGAATGCCGTAAATGGAGGTGTTGGTGGATTAATGCCTTTTTACCTTCCCGGCCCACAATCAGGTCCATGGGAATGGTATGATTCTACTGCAACTGTAAACTATGCAATTGCAAGTGGATTACCTGCAGCTAATGGAACGCAAGCATATATGGGATCATTGCAAACCAATCCAAATATGAGTAAAGCAAAAGCATTGGCTTATATCGATACGATGCAAGGTTACTTAGCACCTAGAATGGCAAAAGTATTGAACTTGCCGGGAGCTCCAATTGGAATTAAGGCAATTGAAAGCAGCAAAAACTCAGTTTCTGTGTATCCAAACCCAGCAGTTGCAGACGTGAAAATTACCAGCAATGAAACAATTGCTACTGTATATGTTTACGATGCAATTGGAAATTTGGTGAAAGAAATTAGAAATGTAAATGCAACTCAGTATTCTTTGGAAAGAAAAGGATTAGAGACAGGTATATACTTGGTGAAAACAATGTCTGATAAAAACCACCAATCGATTCAAAAAATCGTACTACAGTAA